The Pectobacterium sp. A5351 genome contains the following window.
TTTACCCGACAATGACTGTGCGTAAAAACCTGACTTTCGGTATGCAGGTTCGTGGTGTTCCTCGTCGTGAACGAGAGGAAGCGGTTAAGAGAGTCGCGGCGATTTTGCAACTCGATAATCTTCTGGAAAGGAAACCATCTCAACTTTCCGGTGGTCAGCGACAGCGTGTGGCGATGGGGCGGGCAATGGTTCGTCAGCCCAAAATATTTCTTTTTGATGAACCTCTATCTAATCTGGATGCGAAATTACGTACTGATATGCGTGCAGAGATTAAAAAATTGCATCAGCGTGAAAAAACAACGACGGTTTATGTTACGCATGATCAGATAGAAGCAATGACGTTGGCGACCAAGATCGTTGTCATGCAGGGGGGGGAGGTTAATCAGATAGGAACGCCACAGGATATCTATGAGAATCCAGCAAATTTATTTGTGGCGAGATTTATAGGTTCTCCGGCTATGAATTGTATCCATGGGATTTTGAACAATAAAGATGGAAAAACCACCTTTACAGCAACGCACCTTGCTAAAGGTAAATTGAACATTTATTTAGGTGACACCACCGAAATTTATGAGAGCTACTCAGGAAAGCATGTTGTGCTTGGTGTTCGCCCTGAGTGGTTTTCTATTTCAACTGATTACGATCAATGTGAAATGAATAGTATAGATTGTGTTGTTGAGGTTGTGGAGCCGACCGGAGCTGATAATTTTGTGATCGTAAATGCTAGTGGTGAATCATTAATGGTTCGTTTTTCTCCTGGCGTTGGTGAAGTGGGGGATGTAATGAAAATAAAAGTTGATTTATCAAAGGCGCTTATTTTTGATGGTGCCACTGAAAAACTAATTCCTAGCAAATAATTTTTTCTGCTGAGTATTCTTTGACAGCAGTTAGTATCTGCCAGGATTTATTTTCTGGCCGGTGTTTTTACCTGTGTAATAATTAATGGCAAGCATATTTATCCGCGAATTTTTACTTTTATTATGAGGAAAGATATGAATATTAAATCATCTAGTGCAAAGTCAAAAATATGTCTGGCAGTACGTACTCTTATTCTATCCTCACTGGGTACGGTATTATATTCAACGCTAGCATCAGCGGCAGAATTGAAACCGATTGAAGTGTTGCATGCCTGGTCGTCTGCGGGAGAAGGATTTGCGCTTTCGGCAATAAAAGATGCTGATGCTAAAAAAGGTTTGAAATGGAAAGAAGTGGCTGTTGGCGGTAATAATGGCACTAACCAGATGCAGGTCATTCAGTCACGTATTTCTTCTGGCAACCCTCCGGATGTGACACTCACGACACCAACAGTGATGTTTAGTTATGTCGATCAAGGAGCACTTGTCAATCTTGATGATATCGCAAAGGCAGGGAATTGGGAAAAACGCATTTCACCAGAATTGCTAAGAACGGTGAAGTATAAAAATTCATTCTACGCCATACCGATTGGTGAACACCGTGAAAATGTGATGTTTGCTAATAAGAAAGTGTTAGCTAAATATGGCGAAAAAGTACCTGAAACTTGGGATGAATTTAATGTTCTGGCAGAAAAAATGCAGAAGGATGGCATTATTCCCGTTGCACTAGGCGGTGAGGACTGGCAAGAGACGCAACTTTTCTCCTCAGTGATCGTTGGCGTTGGGGGGAAAGCATTATGGAAATCGGCAATTGAAGAACATGATGCGAAAGCGATTCAGAGTCCTGAAATGCTGAAAGTGTTTGAGCAGTTTCGTAAGATAATTAATTTCTCCGATCGTAACCGTGCCGGTCGGGACTGGAATGTCGCAACACAAATGGTAATGGATGGTAAAGCAGCCTTCCAATTTATCGGTGATTTCGCTAAAGGTGAGTTTACTGCCAGAAAATTACAACCGGGTGTAGATTTCCTGTGTGCGACTCCGCCGGGGAACGGCCGTGAATTTGTTTATATGGTCGATGAGGCCGTTATCTTTAAAAAGGATGATCCAGGTATTCTGGCATCACAAAAAATCTTTTCTGAACAGTTACTTGACCCTGAAGTTCAGCAAGAGTTCAGTATCCGCAAGGGATCAATACCCGTCACTATTGACGCGAAAACCGACCGTCTCGATAGCTGCGCGCTGAAAAATCTTCAAGATCGTGCCGCGAATCAGGCGGATGGAGGAAATTTACCCTCTTTCGTACAGGATATTGCTCAGGATCGTGATGTTAGAGGCGTTTTTGTCGATGCCATCACGAAATTTGCGAATACTCCAACCATGACAGCAAAAGAAGTTACTGACCGTATTGTCAAAGACTTAGAAAATCTTTGATCTGCCAGTAAGGACGCTATTTGGCGTCCTTATTATTTCTGTTCGCTAACCCACTACTTATTAATTATTAAGCTTCGGGAGTTTCTGTAATGACAGAGAATAGGCCGGTTCATGCTACCTATGTCGTCGTCGGAGGGGGTACTACAGGGTGTGTTATTGCTGCTAAATTATCCGAAGATCCCTCGGCGACCGTTATTTTATTGGAAGAGGGGCCAAGGGATTCGAGTCCATGGATTCGTTTTCCTGGAACATATTACAAGACCGCACAAGGGAATCTGCTTAAGCGTTACCCGTGGGAATCTCCAGCATTTGAACGCGCACCGGGTGACACGATGATTCAGGCGCGTGTACTCGGCGGAGGGAGTTCCGTTAATGGCATGGTATACGTGCGTGGCAATCCGGAAGACTATGATCGTTGGGAACGTTCAGGTGCAACCGGTTGGGGTTATCAAGATGTATTACCATATTATATCCGTTCTGAGTCGAACAGCGATTTCTGTAATGACTCCCATGGTATTGATGGACCGCTGGGCGTTTCTTTCCCCGGTAGCGTTCACCCTTTAACTCGGAAATGGTTACAGGCGTGCCAGCAATATGGGTTCAGCTACACTTCTGATTTTAACAATGGTAAACCTGATGGTTGCGGTCTGTACCAGATAGCGACGAAAAATGGCTACCGTTCAAGTTCTGTGAGTGCCTATCTGCGCCCCGCGATGAAACGAAAGAATCTGCGAGTGATTACCGATGCTTTCACAACTAACATTGTGATTAAGAATGGTCGAGCAAGAGGGGTAGAGTATGTGGTGAAAGGCATCAAATATTATGCTGGGGCTGATACCGACATTATTCTTTCTTCTGGAACTATCGGCTCGCCTAAGTTATTGATGCTTTCAGGGATTGGCGATGCCGATGCATTGAGAGATCTTGGTATAACGGTTCATGCCGATTTACCTGGTGTTGGTCGTAACTTTCAGGACCATTTGGAAATGTCGCAGGTCTACCAGTTGAAAAATGTGGATAGCTACGATAAATACAAAAAAATGCATTGGAAAATCTGGGCTGGTTTACAGTATTTGGTAAGCCGTGGCGGGCCGATCGCATCTAATTTGATTGAAGGTGGCTTGTTCGCACGTGGCACGCAATTAGAACAGCATCCTGATTTGCAATATTTCTTTATTGTGGGGGCGGGGATTGAAGAGGGAACAGATAGTGTTCCTGGTGGAACGGGGTGCACGTTAAACTTTGAGCATGTCCGGCCTAAATCACGAGGCTTTATCACGTTAAAAACAAATAATCCCGCTGATTTTCCACGTATAGTGCCAAATTATATGACGGAGCAATACGATTTGGATCGTCTGACCGAAGGTTATATGATCGGGCAGGATATCATGCAGCAGCCGGCCTTCAGCCAATATGTCGAACGACAACATTATCCAGGGCAACATTTTTCCGATAAGAAAATGTTAGGTGAATACTTACGACAGAATGCGCGAGCGGCGCTCCATCCTGTAGGGACATGCCGGATGGGAACGGACGATAAGTGTGTCGTTGATCCTGAGCTTCGCGTTAAAGGAATTGAAGGATTACGAGTCGCCGATGCATCTATTATGCCGAATATCGTTTCGGGTAATACCAATGCGGCTTGTACCATGATTGGTGAGAAAGCATCCGATATTATCAGGGGACTTATGCCGTTGAGAGCGGCGGGCAGTGCTCCGTGATCGAATGATTTGCCGTGTAGTTTTCCTCAAACAACGAGGAGAACTACACAGATAAATAAGAGGTATATCGTATTGCGAGGTGAGTCTGAATCCGTTGAGGTTAGCAGCAGAAGTCGAGCATCTATTCACTAAATGAAAACGCGTTTCCCATCCTCTGCGGCACTACGTAATACCGCATCAATAAACTTCATCCCTGCCACGCCGTCATCTACGGTAGTTAGCATCCGGCTGGACTCTGGAATCGTGGTTCCGTTTTTTAGCGCGTTGATTTGCAGCGCGGCATCTTTATACAACTGAGCGAATGCCTCGAAGTAACCTTCGGGGTGACCTGCCGGAAAACGTGTTGCATGAACCGCCGCCTGACTCTGAGCTCGTCCTTTTGTTAACCGCAGCGTATGACTATTCAGAGGTGTGAACCAGAGGAAGTCAGGCGTTTCCTGATCGAAGCTAATAGCCGCTTTTGTACCGTACACGCGCAAGCGGAGCGCATTACCTTCACCAGTTGCAATCTGACTCGCGACTAACGTTCCACGTGCGCCACTGTCATAGCGCAGCATTGCTTGTACGTGGTCGTCAATGGTTCGGCCTGGAACCATTGTCACTAAATCTGCCGTTATCTCTGTCGGCAGCATTCCGCTGACAAAAGCGGCAAGATGATAAGCATGAGTTCCTATATCGCCCAGGCATCCTCCAGGGCCTGCCAGAGCAGGGTTGGTACGCCATTCAGCTTTGCGATCGCCCTCACGCTCAACAGGGGTTGCCAACCAATCCTGCACGTATTCGACATGAATATAACGTATGTCTCCTAACTCGCCAGATAGCACTAAATCACGAGCATGACGTACCATAGGGTATCCAGAGTAGGTGTGTGTCAGGGCGAACAACTTCCCTGAGGCGTGTGCCAGCTTTTGTAACTCCAGAGCTTCTTCCAGAGAGATGGCCAACGGTTTGTCGCAAATAATATGAATTCCGGCACGGAGAAATGCTTTTGCTATCGGCGCATGGAGATGATTCGGGGTGACAATCACGACGGCATCAATACCATCATCACGTTCGGATTCCAGACGTGCCATTTCATTGAAGTCGGTATAACAACGATTTGGTGAGAATCCTAATTGCTGGGCGCTTTTTCTGGCGCGCTCAGAATCAGAAGATAATGCGCCAGCCACCCACTCGAATTCATCGTCAATACGAGCTGCGACACGATGCACCTGACCAATATAGGCGCCGATTCCACCACCTACCATGCCCAATTTCAGACGTGATTTCATTTCGATTTTTCCATTAGGTATTATGGCCTGGCTTGAGATATTCATCGAGTCAGGCATAAGGAGAGTATTAAAGGGGGTGGAATTCGATAGCGAGCCAGATTGCATCTGAATCCGACCAATAACGATGCCAGGGATAACGTGGTAACCCATCTTCAGCAATATACGCGAAAGGATCGTGCGTATAACCCGGTGCCATTGTAATTTGCCCATAGAGCGTTGCGTCATCACGTTCACGGAACTTTTGAATTCGGCCGGTTCCATATATCTGAGTATGAATTTCGATGAACGGGTGCTCATTATGCATGTAGCAATCGGTATTCGTAGGCGACCACCATAAATTGAGTCGTAATTGGTATTTTCTGATATCGTCGCTTTGTTTTCGCTGATTAGCGAAAACAAAAGGATCTAATTTTATTTCGGTAACATAGTCGTATTGAGAAATGTAAAGTGGGGTGGTACGTGGAAATTTTGCAAAACGGTTGCCGAACCAGTCCCATTTGCCGAAAGTTAAACCACCCAAATTGGTTTCGCTGCGTACATTAAACACGGCGATTCTTTTTGCATCGGATACAATGCCATTATGGAGAATAGTCGATTTCCAGGCTGGAACGATGGTGGGGATAGGCCCTCCAATTTTGGCTGTGTCATTATCAAGGTTAACGACAATTCCATCTTCAACAATGAAATCTTTCACATTCTCGACAAGATAAGCTTCAATAAACTCATCTGAAAATTCAAGCTGGCGTATTTGGTTGGGAGTCGACATAGATTTATCCTTAGATAGATAAAGGTGGCCGTCGGTCACTGTGGTTATGGGGGAGAAAGGTCGTTGAACTCTGGCCAGTAAACGTTGCCGCATCAATCCACTGTTAGTCCCCTCAGTTGCCCCTTTTATCTGAACCGATAGAGAAAAGGGGCTAGTTGCGATACTATTTAGAAACCGCGTTGTTTCACATATTCGTCGCGATTCTCACCGAGGTAAGCTGGTACGGTGATATCCCACCAACTGGTTGGATGCATATTGCTATACGGACGTTCGATAGAGCAAATGGCTTCAATCAGGTACGGTTTGCCAGAGTCCAGAGCACGTTGTACTGCAGCACCGATTTCCTGAGGGTCAGAAACCGTTTCAGCTTCTGCACCAAGTGATTTCGCGAAATTAGCGATTTGAGCGGAGTATGGCTTGCCATCTGGTGTACAGAATCCAGTAATTAGCTCACGATCTTCACCAAACATGTTTAGCTGCAGATTACGAATAGCCCCCCAACCACCGTTGTTGATGATTAAGAAAATAGCAGGGACACCCATCATCACGGCAGTTGCCAGCTCCTGACCAGTTTGCAGGAAGGCACCATCACCACAAATCGCGACGACGGGTTGATCGGCAGGGACACCTAGCTTGGCACCGATGGCTGCTGGAACGGCGAACCCAATACCAGAGAAGCCACCTGGGGTGATGTGCTGTTTAGGACCATACACGGGAAACTCATTGAATACCTGGTTTTGCGGATTAGAGGAGTCAGTCACCACGATGGTATTGCGCGGAAGAACTTTACGCGCTTCCACTAACACTTGTGAAACGGCCATGGGGGAATGGTTACAGGTACGCAATGGTTTTAAGTGTGTTTCCCATTCGGCTTTGAGGCTCTGCAGGCGCTTGAACATGTCTGAATTGTGGTAATCAGCGGGTTCGGAGGTACCTTTGAGATCTTGCAGAAGTGCAGCCAAAATAGGGCCGGCATCGCCAACGATGCCCACTTCTGTCGGGTAGTTTTTCCCGATTTCAAAACCATCAATATCTATCTGGATCAGTTTGGTTTTGGGGATGTCAAAGGTTAATCCAGGGATGTACGACGATGTGATTCGGTCACTAAAACGACAACCTACAGCAAGAATAACATCAGCTTCACGCGTCATCGCGTTACCGGGGATTGAACCCAGATCGCCGCACGGCCAGGCATACAGTTCGTGATCCTCAGGAATTGACCCTTTACCCATGAAGGTATTGGTTACTGCAGCCCCCACATGCTCGGCAATCGCCACAAGATCGTCACTGGCATTCGCGGCAATGACACCACCGCCTGCAATGATAACCGGCCGTTTGGCGGAAAGGAGTAATTTCGCTGCTGCGGCAATGTCAGTTGGGTCACCATGCAAGCGGCCATGTGCGCGGAAACTTTGCGGTGGTGGCAACGTAACTTCCGCGGCGTCTGCCTGTAAATCTTGTGGCAAGTTAATAAGTGCAGGACCGCGGCGACCTTCTAGCATGACGTTGAATGCTTTGGTCATGACATCTGGAATTTGGGCAATCGAATTTGGCTGCCACCAGCGTTTTACAACAGGCTCTGCCATACGGGGGAAGTTATCACCATGCGGACGGTCAAGTTCTTGTAAGACACCTTTGCCGTGCATATAAGTATGCACTCCACCCGTGATGAGAAGCTGTGGGATAGAATCAGCAAACGCCGTCGCCACACCTGTGAGTGTATTGGTTGCACCAGGGCCGATAGACGAACAAACGGCGGCAATCTGACCGGTAGCACGGTAGTAACCATCCGCCATATGAGAGGCACCTTGTTCGTGCATGGCGGGGACGACCGTTATTTCATCCTTACGGTCAACGAACGCATCCAGCAGGGCGGTATTACCATGGCCAGGGATACCGAAAACATAAGGCACTTTCTCACGGATCAGATATTCGACAACAATCTGGCCGCCGGTCATTTTCTGTTTTTTATCAGTCATTACTTGCTCCTGTTATCACCTAAGATTGAGATGCCCTGCACTGCAAAGCCTTTCGCAATCGCTTAAAACTCAATGAGTATAAAGTCACTAAAAAGCAACCGTTTCTGTTTCCCTGGTCTTTGTGCGTTTAACTACCGGCTGTATTCCGAATTCATGCTCAAGAATATGCTCCGCTGAACGGATAGCCTGAGCGGCAATGGTTAATGCCGGATTAACCGCTGCTGAAGAAGGCATAAACGACGCATCGATGACAAACAGGTTATGATGGTCATGGCTGCGACAATAAATATCCAATGCACTGTTTTGGGGATCATGGCCGAATTTAATCGTGCCACATTGGTGCGAGGTAGAATGTTTCAATAACGGTTTCGTCAGTACAATTGGGTAGCCGCTTGCACGCAGTAACGAGGCGAATTTTTTTACCAGTTTACGGTGTGCGTGCAGGTTATTACGGGTGATCGACATTTGGATCTGGCCATCTTTTAACTGAATACGGCTGTTTGGATCAGGAAGATCTTCCGAAAATGCAATCCAGTCGACGCTGTGTTTGGCCATCGTGCTCCCAACGATCTTCGGCAGAAAAGGAACATTTGCTGATAGCATTCCGCCCTGAAGCTTGCCTAACATCTGTACATGTCCCAGAGGGTAGGGGTAGTCAGGTGCGTTGAAGTAATACTCATTCATCGCCAGCGTCTTCTGAAAGACAGTATTATTCTCCTCTAAAGATAACCCCATCAGCGCGGTCTGGTTATGCGCCATATAGTTGCGGCCCACGACGTCAGAACTATTGGCTACCCCGTTGGGGGCTACCGGACACGCTGAGCGCAGCAGCAACGCGGTACTATTAATGGCACCGCAGGACACAATAATCAGTTTCGCGCTAAGCACTCGAGTCTGCCCGTCCTGTTCTATTTCAACGCCTGTGACCGTTTTCCCGTCTTCTGACAGTAGCAACCGTTTGGCCAGCGTATTCGTCATCAAACTGACATGTCCGGTTTTCAAGGCAGGCGCAACGAGCGCGGTTTCTGCATCATATTTCGCGTCAATCTTGCAGGGAAAGCCGTCACAAGTTTTACAGCGAATACAATTGCCTTCTGAGCCATAGTTGATGGCTAACGGCAGTGCTGATGAACGGGCCCCAAACTGCTCCATTTTAGATGCCATTCTGGCGATAATCGGTTCTGTTACCAATGCGGGTTGCGGATACGGTGCGCTACGCCACGGTGCGGTAACATCATTTTCATCATTGCCGTGGACATTAAAGATTCTTTCCGCTTCCGTATAATATGGTTCAATATCGGAGTAGCTGATAGGCCATGCGGGAGACACTCCGCCTTCATGCACTAATTCTTCAAAATCCCGTTCCCGAAAACGGATCATGGAACCGCCGTAGAATTTTGTGCAACCTCCTACGTTGTAATAAATGCTGGGTCGAAAGGTATCGCCTGACGCATCTAGCCAACTGTCATGGGCTGTGTATTTTTTGTCGAAAAACACAGAGGCGACGTTCCAGTTATCCTTCTCCTTTGCAACCCAATCTCCACGTTCAATAATGAGCACATTGATACCATTTTCAGCGAGACGACGTGCTGTCATTCCTCCGCCTACTCCACTTCCAATGATGATGACTTCTGGTAATTGATTCGACATTATTGCCTCACCTCTACATCGCTTTGCATTTATTGTGCCGTTTCTGCTATCTGGTTATTTATCTGACTATTTTAATCTACCGTTTATAAATACTTTGCCAGCAATTGAATTTGAGTATTTGCGCAATTGTTGATTGTCTCAATTTCGCAACATAGCCGAAAGATGACGCACCATGACGCACTTCCCGTTGTAAACCTTATCGTTACAGGAAGAATGGGGGATCAGGAAAAAAACGTGCGTCACTCTGCGTCAGTTGTGAATGATTTGCGAAGTTGTTTCTGGCGTTATGACAGAACGATACTCATTCGACGTTAACCGGTTGTTACATGATATCCGGACACTATTCCTCCTCACCTACAGGTCAAAAAGAGAATAACGGTATGAATACGGTCAATCATTTTATCAATGGTAAAGTTCTCTCTCAGAATGGACGCTGTACTGATGTGTACAATCCATCAACAGGGGACGTTATCCGTCAGGTCGAACTGGCGAGTATGGAAACAGTGCAAGAGGCTATTACCGCTGCGAAGCACGCTTTTCCACAATGGCGGAATACACCGCCGTCCAAGCGTGCTCAGGTCATGTTTCGATTCAAACAGTTGTTGGAAGAGAATGAATCGGAAATTGTTCGTCTTATCAGTGAGGAACACGGTAAAACGCTGGAAGATGCCGCAGGTGAGTTAAAACGCGGTATTGAAAACGTAGAGTTTGCCTGTGGCGCGCCGGAATTGCTGAAGGGCGAATTTAATCGTAATGCTGGCCCCAATATTGATAGCTGGAGCGATTTTGAGCCTGTCGGTGTCGTTGCCGGCATTACTCCGTTTAACTTCCCGGCGATGGTGCCGCTGTGGATGTACCCATTAGCGATTGTTTGCGGTAACACATTCGTTCTCAAACCCTCAGAACGCGACCCCAGCTCAACGCTGCTCATTGCTCAATTATTGCATCAGGCGGGGTTGCCTGAAGGCGTTATCAATGTCGTCAACGGAGACAAAGAAGCGGTTGACGCACTGCTTTTCTCCCCTGATGTGAAAGGGATCAGCTTTGTGGGCTCCACTCCTATCGCTGAGTATATTTATAGTGAGGGAACGCGCCGTGGCAAACGCGTGCAGGCACTCGGTGGTGCGAAAAATCACGCAGTGTTAATGCCTGATTGTGATTTGGATAATACCGTCAATGCATTGATGGGGGCAGCATACGGCTCCTGTGGTGAGCGTTGTATGGCGATCTCCGTAGCTGTTTGTGTGGGTGATGAGATTGCTGATGCATTGGTAGATAAAATTTCACCTAAAATTAATGCATTAAAAATCGGTCCAGGTACGCAAAGCGGATTAGACATGGGGCCTCTGGTGACACGTGCGCACCTTGAAAAAGTGAAAGGATATGTAGACTCTGGTGTGGCGGCTGGTGCCAGACTGGTTGTTGACGGGCGCGATTTATCTGTATCCGATGGCGAAAACGGTTTTTTCGTTGGCGGTTGCCTGTTTGACCACGTTAAAACCGATATGCGTATTTATCAGGATGAAATCTTTGGCCCTGTGCTGTGTATTGTCAGAGTTAACAGTCTTGAAGATGCTGTGCAACTTATTAATGACCACGAGTATGGTAACGGCACTGCTATTTTCACTCGGGATGGTGAAGCGGCGCGCCTTTTCTGTACCGAGGTTGAAGTTGGTATGGTCGGCGTGAATATTCCGCTTCCTGTCCCTGTTGCTTATCACAGCTTTGGCGGGTGGAAGCGCTCACTGTTTGGTGATTTGCATGCCTATGGTCCGGATGGCGTTCGTTTTTATACACGTCGTAAAACGATCACTCAGCGCTGGCCTGCGAGAAAGAGCCATGAAGCGGCCCAGTTTTCCTTCCCTAGCAATAGCTGATTGAGACTTTTCCGGGGGAGGTCATCTCCCCCATCCTAACCGGACGACCTAAGAGGTTAACTATGTCAGTACAGGCAATTCTTCCTCGGATTATGGAAGTTGGTGCACATTCCAGTGAAAAACTCCCTGACGTTTTGAAAATGTTGGGCTGCCAGCGACCATTGATTGTTACCGATAAGGTCATGGTAAAGTTGGGGCTGGTGGAGCGGCTTGTCAGCTTACTCTTAAACCATAACATCACCAGTCAGGTGTTCGATGATACGGTGCCAGAACCTACGGCGAAATCGATAGAAGCTGGCGTGCAAATTGTCCGTCAGGGGGATTTTGATGCTATTGTCGCGTTGGGCGGCGGTAGCCCCATAGATAGTGCTAAAGCGATTGCCATTCTTGGCAAATACGGTGGTCAGATCCGCGATTATCGTTTCCCAAGGCAGGTGAATGAAGCTGGACTGCCGATCATCGCGATCCCGACAACGGCGGGCACGGGCTCTGAAGTCACTCGGTTCACCATTATCACTGATGAAACCAATGATGAGAAATTGCTCTGTTCAGGTATTGGTTTCATGCCTATCGCTGCACTGGTGGATTATACCCTGACGTTGAGCTTACCAGCGCGAACCACTGCGGATACTGGGATTGACGCTTTAACGCACGCGATGGAAGCTTACGTGAGTCGTAAAGCCAATCCTTACAGCGATAGTCAGGCTATCGCTGCTATGAAGCTGATTGGACCTAATCTGCGGCGGGTTTATGCTAACGGTCAGGATGTCGAAGCCCGTGAGGCAATGATGATTGGCGCAACGTTGGCTGGTATTGCCTTTTCAAACGCCTCTGTTGCTTTAGTGCATGGAATGAGCCGACCCATTGGTGCTTTCTTTCATGTTCCGCATGGGTTATCCAATGCAATGCTGTTACCTACTGTCACAGAATATTCGTTGTCATATGCGGTGGAGCGTTACGCCGACTGTGCCCGTGCTATTGGTATTGCCGAAGTGAACGATGCTGATTCGGTGGCAAATGAGAAATTGCTCACTTTTCTACGACTGCTGAATAACGAACTGTCTGTTCCTACTCTTGAAGAGTTTGGCGTTAAACGTCAATTCTTTGAGAAATCGATAGAAACGATGGCCAAACAAGCATTGGCTTCAGGTTCTCCCGGCAATAATCCTCGTGTGCCAGATGTCGATGAGCTTGTCGGACTATATAAAAAGTTGTGGTTGTAGTGGCTCAACGTTCTGGCGTGGTCATTTCCTTGTCTGAACACTCATCTTGGCTCGATATTGTTGCTAAAGAAGAATAGCTATTCTTTTCGTTCGCCGCACTGTGTTGGTGCGGCGAAGTTATTTTCGCGTCACTGTGCGTCGCTTGTTAGTAGACTGCGAACTTGTCGATGCCGCTATTAGCGGTTAATACTCAAATTATCTTATTTAGTTTTTTTAAACACCAATTAGCATAAATCGCTGATAACAAGGGGAGTGGATGGATGTCTTTTTCTAATAAAAAAACACGAGATGATAAATGGGTAACGGATCGAATTAAAAAAGCGAGAATAGCAACATTTATTGGCTTCATGCTAATGGGAGCTATGTTATATGTATGGTCGACCGGGGTTAGCAGTTTCCGGACGAAAGTGGGATTAGTAGATGCGCAAGGCGATATTGCATTTGGTATGATTACGCTTGGGTTAGGTGCAGGTGGCGCTATTGGGTGTTTTATTATTGGTAAATTTATTGATAAATGGGGGGCTAAGAAAGTTGTAGGTGCAACGACGATCCTCTATCCCTTATCCATAATTCCATTAGGCTATGTTGATGGTTTCTATTTTGCGCTAATTTTTGCTTCGTTATATGGTTTTTTTCGTGGCACGATTGATACCGCATTAAATACTCATGG
Protein-coding sequences here:
- a CDS encoding ABC transporter substrate-binding protein yields the protein MNIKSSSAKSKICLAVRTLILSSLGTVLYSTLASAAELKPIEVLHAWSSAGEGFALSAIKDADAKKGLKWKEVAVGGNNGTNQMQVIQSRISSGNPPDVTLTTPTVMFSYVDQGALVNLDDIAKAGNWEKRISPELLRTVKYKNSFYAIPIGEHRENVMFANKKVLAKYGEKVPETWDEFNVLAEKMQKDGIIPVALGGEDWQETQLFSSVIVGVGGKALWKSAIEEHDAKAIQSPEMLKVFEQFRKIINFSDRNRAGRDWNVATQMVMDGKAAFQFIGDFAKGEFTARKLQPGVDFLCATPPGNGREFVYMVDEAVIFKKDDPGILASQKIFSEQLLDPEVQQEFSIRKGSIPVTIDAKTDRLDSCALKNLQDRAANQADGGNLPSFVQDIAQDRDVRGVFVDAITKFANTPTMTAKEVTDRIVKDLENL
- a CDS encoding ABC transporter ATP-binding protein encodes the protein MASLHIRNVEKHYGPIKTLKGVSIDADDGEFLVLLGPSGCGKSTLLSAIAGLAPVSSGEIIIDGVVVNDIEAAHRDIAMVFQSYALYPTMTVRKNLTFGMQVRGVPRREREEAVKRVAAILQLDNLLERKPSQLSGGQRQRVAMGRAMVRQPKIFLFDEPLSNLDAKLRTDMRAEIKKLHQREKTTTVYVTHDQIEAMTLATKIVVMQGGEVNQIGTPQDIYENPANLFVARFIGSPAMNCIHGILNNKDGKTTFTATHLAKGKLNIYLGDTTEIYESYSGKHVVLGVRPEWFSISTDYDQCEMNSIDCVVEVVEPTGADNFVIVNASGESLMVRFSPGVGEVGDVMKIKVDLSKALIFDGATEKLIPSK
- a CDS encoding GMC family oxidoreductase, with the translated sequence MTENRPVHATYVVVGGGTTGCVIAAKLSEDPSATVILLEEGPRDSSPWIRFPGTYYKTAQGNLLKRYPWESPAFERAPGDTMIQARVLGGGSSVNGMVYVRGNPEDYDRWERSGATGWGYQDVLPYYIRSESNSDFCNDSHGIDGPLGVSFPGSVHPLTRKWLQACQQYGFSYTSDFNNGKPDGCGLYQIATKNGYRSSSVSAYLRPAMKRKNLRVITDAFTTNIVIKNGRARGVEYVVKGIKYYAGADTDIILSSGTIGSPKLLMLSGIGDADALRDLGITVHADLPGVGRNFQDHLEMSQVYQLKNVDSYDKYKKMHWKIWAGLQYLVSRGGPIASNLIEGGLFARGTQLEQHPDLQYFFIVGAGIEEGTDSVPGGTGCTLNFEHVRPKSRGFITLKTNNPADFPRIVPNYMTEQYDLDRLTEGYMIGQDIMQQPAFSQYVERQHYPGQHFSDKKMLGEYLRQNARAALHPVGTCRMGTDDKCVVDPELRVKGIEGLRVADASIMPNIVSGNTNAACTMIGEKASDIIRGLMPLRAAGSAP
- a CDS encoding Gfo/Idh/MocA family protein, which gives rise to MKSRLKLGMVGGGIGAYIGQVHRVAARIDDEFEWVAGALSSDSERARKSAQQLGFSPNRCYTDFNEMARLESERDDGIDAVVIVTPNHLHAPIAKAFLRAGIHIICDKPLAISLEEALELQKLAHASGKLFALTHTYSGYPMVRHARDLVLSGELGDIRYIHVEYVQDWLATPVEREGDRKAEWRTNPALAGPGGCLGDIGTHAYHLAAFVSGMLPTEITADLVTMVPGRTIDDHVQAMLRYDSGARGTLVASQIATGEGNALRLRVYGTKAAISFDQETPDFLWFTPLNSHTLRLTKGRAQSQAAVHATRFPAGHPEGYFEAFAQLYKDAALQINALKNGTTIPESSRMLTTVDDGVAGMKFIDAVLRSAAEDGKRVFI
- a CDS encoding thiamine pyrophosphate-binding protein encodes the protein MTDKKQKMTGGQIVVEYLIREKVPYVFGIPGHGNTALLDAFVDRKDEITVVPAMHEQGASHMADGYYRATGQIAAVCSSIGPGATNTLTGVATAFADSIPQLLITGGVHTYMHGKGVLQELDRPHGDNFPRMAEPVVKRWWQPNSIAQIPDVMTKAFNVMLEGRRGPALINLPQDLQADAAEVTLPPPQSFRAHGRLHGDPTDIAAAAKLLLSAKRPVIIAGGGVIAANASDDLVAIAEHVGAAVTNTFMGKGSIPEDHELYAWPCGDLGSIPGNAMTREADVILAVGCRFSDRITSSYIPGLTFDIPKTKLIQIDIDGFEIGKNYPTEVGIVGDAGPILAALLQDLKGTSEPADYHNSDMFKRLQSLKAEWETHLKPLRTCNHSPMAVSQVLVEARKVLPRNTIVVTDSSNPQNQVFNEFPVYGPKQHITPGGFSGIGFAVPAAIGAKLGVPADQPVVAICGDGAFLQTGQELATAVMMGVPAIFLIINNGGWGAIRNLQLNMFGEDRELITGFCTPDGKPYSAQIANFAKSLGAEAETVSDPQEIGAAVQRALDSGKPYLIEAICSIERPYSNMHPTSWWDITVPAYLGENRDEYVKQRGF